The following coding sequences are from one Deltaproteobacteria bacterium window:
- the lipB gene encoding lipoyl(octanoyl) transferase LipB, producing the protein MTGPPLIIKDLGRTHYEPVLETQRRIHYEKSLNRTAPDYILVTEHHHVLTLGRTADSRNLLAKEELERLGVPVVPTERGGDVTYHGPGQLVVYPILDLKRNGISVSKLVHVLEDIGIRFLALYGLKGVRSPVGRGVFVENRKIEFIGVAIKKYVSFHGLSLNVSPDLRYFSLIRPCGIEGLKVTSLGEELGAHAPGFSEAKEKLIGILREGFDTALHSV; encoded by the coding sequence ATGACCGGCCCACCCTTGATAATAAAAGACCTCGGTAGAACTCACTATGAGCCCGTCCTGGAGACTCAGAGACGAATCCACTACGAGAAAAGCCTGAATCGAACCGCTCCCGATTACATACTCGTTACGGAACACCATCACGTTTTGACCTTGGGTAGAACGGCAGATTCAAGGAATTTGTTGGCCAAGGAGGAATTGGAGCGATTGGGCGTTCCGGTGGTGCCTACGGAACGGGGAGGAGACGTCACGTATCACGGACCGGGCCAGCTCGTGGTCTATCCCATTCTGGACCTGAAGAGGAACGGGATCTCGGTTTCGAAGCTGGTGCATGTGTTGGAAGACATCGGCATCCGATTCCTGGCGCTGTACGGATTGAAAGGTGTCCGCAGTCCTGTGGGCCGTGGGGTGTTCGTGGAAAATCGCAAAATCGAGTTTATCGGGGTCGCCATAAAGAAATATGTGAGTTTCCACGGTCTGAGTCTCAATGTATCGCCCGACCTTCGCTACTTCTCGCTGATCCGTCCCTGCGGCATCGAGGGTCTGAAGGTCACTTCCCTGGGCGAGGAACTGGGAGCGCACGCACCCGGATTTTCCGAAGCGAAGGAAAAACTGATCGGAATCCTTCGTGAAGGTTTCGACACGGCTCTCCATTCCGTGTAG
- a CDS encoding peptidyl-prolyl cis-trans isomerase, whose product MTSEKNPIVVMETSEGVIKIELDAGKAPVTVENFLKYVDDKFFDGTIFHRVIPNFMIQGGGFSENMQQKETLPPIKNEASNGLRNDTGMIAMARTSVVDSATAQFFINVKDNDFLNHQNETPKGYGYAVFGKVIDGMDVVRKIEHVQTTSVGPHRDVPAKPVVIQSVRRLEKQ is encoded by the coding sequence ATGACTTCAGAAAAGAATCCGATCGTAGTGATGGAAACATCCGAAGGCGTGATCAAGATTGAACTCGATGCCGGCAAGGCTCCCGTAACCGTGGAGAACTTTCTCAAATACGTGGATGACAAGTTTTTCGACGGCACTATCTTTCACAGGGTGATCCCTAACTTCATGATTCAGGGGGGAGGATTTAGCGAGAATATGCAGCAGAAGGAGACGCTGCCCCCCATCAAAAACGAAGCTTCGAACGGTCTCCGCAACGACACGGGGATGATCGCCATGGCCAGGACTTCCGTCGTAGACAGCGCAACCGCGCAATTCTTCATCAATGTCAAGGATAACGATTTTCTCAACCACCAAAACGAGACCCCGAAGGGATATGGCTACGCCGTATTCGGTAAGGTCATCGATGGAATGGATGTCGTTCGCAAAATCGAACATGTGCAAACCACGTCCGTCGGACCCCATCGTGATGTGCCCGCCAAACCGGTGGTCATCCAATCGGTGCGGCGTTTGGAAAAACAGTAA
- the eno gene encoding phosphopyruvate hydratase, whose product MRSIVRVDAREILDSRGNPTVEVDVILACEILGRAAVPSGASTGEHEAVELRDGDKNRFGGKGVLRAVQNVREQIAPQLTGMDVLDQVAIDLAMIELDGSKNKGTLGTNAILGVSMAVAKAAAAYLELPLYRYLGGPAARRLPMPMMNILNGGEHADNSVDLQEFMIMPLGGPTFREALRMGAEVFHSLKKVLKKNGYATAVGDEGGFAPNLKSNEEAVEVILEAIRAAGYDPGKDVALALDPAASSFFEDGRYHFKKSDGSRKSAREMIEFYMDWVRRFPIVSIEDGLDENDWDGWKDLTDALGDRVQLVGDDLFVTNTSRIRRGLDLGVANSVLIKVNQIGTITETLAAIDLAHKAGYTCVVSHRSGETEDTFIADLAVATGVGQIKTGSLSRSERICKYNRLLRIEEELAETAEFRSPF is encoded by the coding sequence ATGCGCTCGATCGTCCGCGTTGATGCAAGAGAGATTCTCGATTCCCGAGGAAATCCCACTGTGGAGGTGGACGTCATCCTCGCCTGCGAAATTCTGGGGCGGGCGGCCGTACCTTCCGGAGCCTCCACGGGAGAGCACGAAGCGGTGGAGCTGAGGGACGGCGACAAGAACAGGTTTGGAGGAAAAGGCGTACTCCGAGCCGTTCAAAACGTGCGGGAGCAGATTGCACCCCAACTGACGGGAATGGACGTACTGGATCAGGTCGCTATCGACTTGGCCATGATCGAGCTAGACGGCAGTAAGAACAAAGGTACGTTGGGCACCAACGCCATACTGGGCGTGTCGATGGCCGTGGCAAAGGCGGCGGCGGCCTATCTCGAATTGCCGCTGTATCGCTACCTTGGAGGACCCGCCGCCCGCCGTCTTCCCATGCCCATGATGAATATACTGAACGGAGGAGAACACGCGGACAACAGCGTGGATCTGCAGGAATTCATGATCATGCCTCTGGGAGGTCCTACCTTTCGGGAGGCGCTGCGCATGGGCGCCGAAGTATTTCACTCCCTGAAAAAGGTGCTCAAGAAAAACGGCTACGCCACCGCGGTGGGAGATGAGGGCGGTTTCGCTCCCAACCTCAAGTCCAACGAGGAAGCCGTGGAAGTGATTCTCGAAGCCATCCGCGCCGCCGGGTACGATCCCGGCAAGGACGTTGCTCTGGCCCTCGACCCTGCGGCGTCCAGTTTTTTCGAGGACGGCCGGTACCACTTCAAGAAATCCGACGGCTCCAGGAAAAGCGCCCGGGAAATGATCGAGTTCTACATGGACTGGGTAAGACGATTCCCCATTGTCAGCATTGAAGACGGCCTGGACGAAAACGACTGGGACGGATGGAAGGATCTCACGGACGCGCTGGGCGACCGTGTCCAACTCGTGGGCGACGATCTCTTTGTGACCAACACGTCCCGTATCCGGCGGGGTCTGGACTTAGGGGTGGCCAACTCCGTTCTGATCAAAGTAAACCAGATCGGGACGATCACAGAGACCCTGGCCGCCATCGACCTGGCGCACAAGGCGGGCTACACCTGCGTGGTTTCCCACCGATCGGGAGAGACGGAAGACACGTTCATTGCTGATCTCGCGGTGGCCACGGGGGTGGGTCAGATCAAGACCGGCTCTCTGTCGCGCTCGGAACGGATCTGTAAATACAATCGCCTGCTGCGGATCGAGGAGGAACTGGCCGAAACGGCGGAGTTCCGGTCGCCGTTTTAG
- a CDS encoding efflux RND transporter permease subunit translates to MIYLKYLQTYSRLFLFLSVILPVVCGVLAYQFLPKEGNPEITVPVSVVVTPFPGASPEEVEKLVTTKIEEELDKLDDVKEIRSSSSENISIVVIEFDVDSDIDRRIQDVKEAVFNAESEIPEEAEDSVVEKIDFSDIPLMIVSVTGDQHPLKLKRITEDIADELEKIPEVQDTIISGGLTREVQILVHPERLDEYHLTILDVYSAVLGSDVNLPAGNITVSQRKYLVRILTEVERVEQFRRVPVATWEGRVVFLDEVADIQDGYEEDRSFSRVDGRPAVSIAITKRPGANILETSSKVRHRLEQLEQDLAAGIKTFVTADQAKYVKQDFDLMTNNAVSGFILVIMVLYFAMGFRNALLTSLAIPLSLATSFFVMYLMGLSNNSMVRFSLVLCIGILVDNAIVVVENVYYHSQLGKDRVQAVVDGVSEIAMPVISSTLTTVAAFVPMLLMTGVVGAWMAFMPKTVSVALLSSLFVALVANPLILMRVLKGRSKGASKERHTPEKDLARTKRVYQPVLIWALNHRKTVVLACALLFFASLGLLGAKVIEVEMFPDADFDYIYIEIETPPGTDIEVTNLAVLEMESVIRRLAPEAVRVVSTVGSRGQSAYEVSVQTGNNSNYAEVTIELKDGKEYKRAKHRDIQRRLRPYMAALPGAEVKFRPLEWGPPRVAPVVVKIFGEELPTLIGITNQVVGTLETIRGAVEITDDFSDAPPELLVSVDRTKAAAKEVSLRDLSLTVRAAISGLETKKFRDEVDASKEYDVNVRFHESARQDLELLDRLRVRAANGSLVYLSSLTQASPSKGVNVIRHSNLNRVVRVTAQNMDRSAVEITNELRERLNELKLPTGYTIDYAGDIEETQESFASLKLAYIVAFLLIMTILVAQFNSFFQPIAIMISLPLSVVGAVVGLLVTGNNFSIMSFIGLVGLSGIVVNDAIVLVDCINRFRKQDMDIYEAVVEAGKQRLRPILSTTITTMGGLVTLTVTDELWEGLGVVIIFGIGFATLLTLVVVPVGYMILERFAADMSAAMSKPCPKSRPLHPVYYLSGSRHLKKELWIVAAVQCVVLLAGAAFWALPLVEAQLGQIIQAPTVFKWVLEALVSYVVFFLKLGGVAVLLLTPTWILLLRLYYLRSQDCQFIWPDSSGITIAGSADTLYFPWTEIRACRFRDRLEKVKIRAGRRLITFGPVVSEEGDRIEPSLAAWIRKPRAKRSKRKQDFQNLKKEILERMEYPTAKV, encoded by the coding sequence ATGATCTATCTCAAATATCTTCAAACGTATTCTCGTCTGTTCCTGTTCCTATCCGTCATTCTGCCGGTGGTTTGCGGAGTTTTGGCTTACCAGTTTCTTCCGAAAGAGGGAAATCCCGAGATCACGGTGCCGGTATCCGTGGTGGTAACCCCTTTCCCCGGAGCATCGCCCGAAGAGGTCGAGAAGCTGGTGACCACCAAAATCGAGGAGGAACTGGACAAGCTGGACGATGTAAAGGAAATCCGATCCTCGAGCAGCGAGAACATCAGCATCGTAGTGATCGAATTCGACGTCGATTCCGACATCGACCGGCGGATCCAGGATGTAAAGGAGGCCGTATTCAACGCCGAATCCGAAATCCCGGAAGAAGCGGAAGACAGCGTAGTCGAGAAGATCGATTTCTCCGACATTCCATTGATGATTGTATCCGTGACCGGGGACCAACATCCTCTGAAGTTGAAAAGGATCACGGAGGATATCGCGGATGAACTGGAAAAGATTCCCGAGGTGCAGGACACCATCATCAGCGGCGGATTGACCAGGGAAGTTCAGATACTGGTCCACCCGGAGAGGTTGGACGAGTATCATCTCACCATACTGGATGTGTACAGCGCCGTGCTGGGCTCGGACGTGAATCTGCCCGCCGGCAACATCACCGTATCTCAGCGGAAATACCTCGTGCGGATCCTCACCGAAGTCGAGCGGGTGGAGCAGTTCCGTCGCGTGCCGGTGGCCACTTGGGAAGGCCGTGTGGTTTTTCTGGACGAGGTGGCGGATATTCAAGACGGTTACGAAGAAGATCGCTCCTTCTCCCGGGTGGACGGAAGGCCCGCGGTATCTATCGCAATCACCAAACGACCCGGCGCCAATATTCTCGAGACTTCGAGCAAGGTGCGACATCGGCTGGAACAGCTCGAGCAGGATCTGGCCGCAGGAATCAAAACGTTTGTCACCGCGGACCAGGCGAAATATGTCAAACAGGATTTCGACCTGATGACGAACAACGCCGTTTCAGGCTTTATCCTGGTCATCATGGTCCTGTACTTCGCCATGGGGTTCCGGAACGCGCTGCTGACGTCGCTGGCCATACCATTGAGTCTGGCTACATCCTTCTTTGTCATGTACTTGATGGGCCTGAGCAACAACTCCATGGTGCGGTTCAGTCTCGTCCTCTGCATCGGCATCCTGGTGGACAATGCCATCGTTGTGGTGGAGAACGTGTACTACCATTCCCAGTTGGGGAAAGACCGGGTTCAGGCCGTAGTGGATGGGGTGTCCGAGATCGCGATGCCGGTCATTTCCTCCACTCTGACCACGGTTGCCGCGTTCGTACCCATGCTGTTGATGACGGGGGTGGTCGGCGCCTGGATGGCTTTTATGCCCAAAACGGTCAGCGTGGCCCTCCTGTCCTCTCTGTTTGTGGCTTTGGTGGCCAATCCCCTCATCCTCATGCGTGTGTTGAAAGGACGGTCCAAGGGGGCGAGCAAAGAAAGGCACACTCCGGAAAAGGATCTGGCCCGGACGAAACGGGTTTATCAACCCGTATTGATTTGGGCGCTCAATCATCGGAAAACCGTGGTGTTGGCGTGTGCGCTCCTGTTCTTCGCATCCCTGGGATTACTGGGCGCAAAAGTCATCGAAGTGGAAATGTTTCCGGATGCCGACTTCGACTACATCTATATAGAGATCGAAACACCACCTGGGACCGACATCGAAGTTACGAACCTGGCGGTGCTCGAGATGGAAAGCGTGATCCGGCGGCTGGCGCCCGAGGCGGTGCGTGTGGTGAGTACGGTGGGCAGCCGAGGTCAGAGCGCGTACGAAGTGTCCGTCCAAACCGGCAACAACAGTAACTATGCGGAAGTGACCATCGAACTCAAGGATGGAAAGGAGTACAAACGCGCCAAACACCGCGACATACAGCGACGCTTGCGGCCTTATATGGCGGCCTTGCCAGGAGCGGAAGTGAAGTTTCGGCCCCTGGAATGGGGACCGCCGAGAGTGGCTCCCGTAGTGGTGAAAATATTCGGTGAGGAATTGCCGACACTGATCGGCATCACGAACCAGGTGGTCGGAACCCTGGAAACGATCAGGGGAGCGGTGGAGATCACGGACGACTTCTCGGACGCGCCTCCCGAACTGCTGGTATCCGTGGACCGGACCAAGGCCGCCGCCAAGGAAGTGTCCTTGAGGGACCTGTCTTTGACCGTACGCGCGGCCATCTCGGGATTGGAAACGAAGAAATTCCGGGACGAGGTGGACGCGAGCAAGGAGTATGACGTCAACGTGCGTTTCCATGAAAGCGCGCGTCAGGATCTGGAGTTGCTGGACCGCCTCCGGGTCCGGGCCGCCAACGGATCCCTCGTTTATTTGTCCTCTCTCACGCAGGCCTCTCCCAGCAAAGGCGTGAACGTTATCCGCCATTCCAATCTCAACCGGGTTGTAAGGGTTACGGCTCAGAACATGGATCGTTCCGCCGTCGAGATTACCAACGAACTACGGGAACGGCTGAACGAACTGAAATTGCCGACGGGTTATACCATCGATTACGCCGGGGACATCGAAGAGACGCAAGAGTCGTTTGCCAGCTTGAAGCTGGCCTACATCGTGGCGTTCCTGCTCATCATGACCATCCTGGTGGCCCAGTTCAACTCGTTTTTCCAGCCCATTGCCATCATGATTTCGCTGCCCTTGAGCGTAGTGGGCGCCGTGGTCGGCTTGTTGGTGACGGGAAACAATTTCTCCATCATGTCGTTTATCGGACTGGTCGGGCTTTCGGGTATCGTGGTCAATGACGCCATCGTTCTGGTGGATTGCATCAACCGTTTTCGCAAACAGGATATGGACATCTATGAAGCGGTGGTCGAGGCGGGAAAGCAACGTCTTAGACCCATTTTGTCCACTACGATCACCACCATGGGAGGACTGGTTACTCTAACGGTCACGGACGAGCTGTGGGAGGGACTCGGTGTGGTGATCATCTTCGGAATCGGATTCGCCACCTTGTTGACCCTGGTTGTGGTGCCGGTGGGATATATGATCCTCGAGCGGTTCGCCGCCGACATGTCCGCAGCCATGTCGAAACCCTGTCCCAAGTCACGTCCTCTGCATCCCGTATATTACCTGTCCGGAAGCCGACACTTGAAAAAAGAACTGTGGATTGTTGCTGCCGTTCAATGCGTGGTTCTATTGGCCGGAGCGGCCTTCTGGGCGTTACCCCTGGTGGAAGCCCAGTTGGGACAGATCATTCAGGCTCCCACGGTGTTCAAGTGGGTGCTCGAGGCCCTGGTTTCGTACGTGGTATTCTTCCTGAAGCTGGGGGGCGTGGCGGTTCTATTACTTACCCCTACCTGGATTTTGCTCCTTCGGCTGTACTATCTGCGCTCTCAGGATTGCCAATTCATCTGGCCCGACTCAAGCGGAATTACCATAGCCGGATCGGCGGACACGCTCTACTTTCCCTGGACTGAAATCCGGGCTTGCCGTTTCCGGGACCGACTCGAAAAGGTCAAAATTCGCGCAGGCAGGCGATTGATTACCTTCGGACCGGTCGTAAGCGAGGAAGGAGATCGAATCGAGCCCTCTCTCGCGGCCTGGATCCGAAAGCCGCGGGCCAAACGGAGCAAACGAAAACAGGATTTCCAGAACCTCAAAAAGGAAATCCTGGAACGGATGGAATATCCGACGGCGAAGGTCTGA
- a CDS encoding efflux RND transporter periplasmic adaptor subunit, whose protein sequence is MNCRRVPYIYPLVWIVCAFLLSGCGNGGEPNASTGEDHAPVVETITIEAADLPIRVRYVGSTRPEASVVLEARVPGLIKSYFAELGERVAKDSVLARIEDVDYVLAVREAAANLELAQAQFDSIRKTHGRIKELLPKQVVPQERADTVEGEMLAAQAQVARMESVLEIAKERLSESRIISPMDGWVAERFVEIGANVDPGEPLFRIVDLSLIKVVIFVTEIDYGYLKPGQTADIAADAYPDRRFSGAIQRLGVEADERTNTFKVEIRVPNPEGVLKAGMSAEVKLVRKIVPGAVFVPQSAILYREGGPRVFILDEHGIAHERAITLGEASGDQIRVLSGLNDKETLVVKGQHYIREGSKPRLQLQKQPSPNNSPS, encoded by the coding sequence ATGAATTGTCGACGAGTTCCCTACATTTATCCCCTTGTGTGGATCGTTTGCGCCTTCTTGCTTTCGGGATGCGGTAACGGGGGTGAGCCGAATGCGTCCACGGGAGAAGATCATGCGCCCGTTGTAGAGACGATCACGATTGAAGCCGCCGACCTACCCATACGGGTCCGTTACGTGGGATCCACTCGTCCGGAAGCCTCCGTGGTTCTCGAAGCTCGCGTACCGGGTCTGATCAAAAGCTACTTCGCCGAGCTTGGAGAGAGAGTCGCTAAAGATTCGGTTCTTGCCCGCATCGAGGATGTGGACTACGTGCTGGCGGTCAGAGAGGCCGCTGCGAATCTCGAGCTGGCCCAAGCCCAATTTGATTCCATTCGCAAAACCCACGGGCGCATAAAGGAGCTGTTGCCGAAACAGGTCGTTCCACAAGAACGCGCCGACACGGTGGAAGGCGAGATGCTGGCCGCACAGGCTCAAGTGGCCCGGATGGAGTCGGTGTTGGAGATAGCCAAAGAGCGGCTCAGCGAGTCCCGAATTATCTCTCCCATGGACGGCTGGGTGGCTGAGCGGTTTGTCGAGATCGGCGCCAATGTGGATCCCGGCGAGCCGTTGTTCAGAATCGTGGACCTCTCCCTAATCAAGGTAGTGATTTTCGTTACGGAAATCGACTACGGATATCTCAAACCGGGGCAGACGGCGGATATCGCGGCAGACGCCTATCCCGACCGTCGCTTTTCGGGCGCCATCCAGCGTCTGGGGGTCGAGGCGGATGAGCGCACCAACACCTTTAAAGTGGAAATCCGCGTGCCCAATCCGGAGGGAGTGCTCAAGGCCGGCATGAGCGCCGAGGTGAAGTTGGTGCGTAAAATAGTTCCCGGTGCGGTTTTTGTGCCTCAGAGCGCCATACTATACAGGGAAGGAGGCCCTCGTGTGTTTATATTGGACGAGCACGGGATTGCACACGAACGAGCCATCACTCTGGGTGAAGCATCGGGAGACCAAATCCGGGTTCTGTCCGGTTTGAACGATAAGGAAACACTGGTCGTCAAAGGACAGCACTACATACGGGAAGGCTCCAAGCCCAGACTGCAATTGCAGAAACAACCATCGCCCAATAACAGCCCTTCTTGA